The following coding sequences are from one Loxodonta africana isolate mLoxAfr1 chromosome 18, mLoxAfr1.hap2, whole genome shotgun sequence window:
- the FAM187A gene encoding Ig-like V-type domain-containing protein FAM187A, translating into MSLAHTTVLLWVWGSLQAFEIVEKENIFQKTPCPAFLMFDNAAYLADMSFELPCHCKPEEVSAVVWYYQKHLSSSHTKVLTDFDGRVLTEAAYVRGGSDMLVRFSIRMFSLLVFRAQPEDSGLYFCGTRKGDYFYAYDVDIQSNEGMVATFKDEGQEPFEDEYHGDLHVFTTFWEWTPCDRCGVRGEQWRIGLCYLQSPDLSPRYHKTMPDVVSCGSQAVPRKLRTMARDHMPELLVRSCLVSCEKRKTIREGMLAIFNYVSKVGSRPWVPQVPIQFHKQRLGHGLIISCPGARPEHAVAWDKDHQHLYRTQYLKGVNRSMRVFIDHGNQLHIRFTQLSDRGIYYCWRQGVRVAGFRLAVKSRGHYQVSFSDPETRSVLQLTLIGYLLITAVFVTIHLCRCCCYLFRCCPNFSP; encoded by the coding sequence ATGAGCCTGGCCCACACCACTGTGCTCCTGTGGGTGTGGGGCAGTCTCCAGGCCTTTGAAATTGTGGAGAAGGAGAACATTTTTCAGAAAACCCCCTGCCCAGCTTTCTTGATGTTTGACAACGCAGCCTACCTGGCCGACATGAGCTTCGAGCTCCCCTGCCACTGCAAGCCCGAGGAGGTGTCAGCTGTGGTCTGGTACTACCAAAAGCACCTCAGCAGCAGCCACACCAAAGTGCTGACCGACTTCGACGGGCGAGTGCTGACGGAGGCGGCTTACGTGCGCGGGGGCAGTGACATGCTGGTCCGCTTCAGCATCCGCATGTTCAGCCTGCTGGTCTTCAGGGCCCAGCCCGAGGACTCAGGCCTGTACTTCTGCGGCACCCGGAAGGGGGACTACTTTTATGCCTACGATGTGGACATCCAGAGCAATGAGGGGATGGTGGCCACATTCAAGGACGAAGGCCAGGAGCCCTTCGAAGATGAGTACCATGGGGACCTGCATGTCTTCACCACCTTCTGGGAGTGGACCCCCTGTGACCGCTGCGGGGTGCGTGGGGAGCAGTGGCGCATTGGCCTCTGCTACCTGCAGAGCCCAGACCTCTCCCCACGCTACCATAAGACAATGCCTGACGTGGTGTCCTGTGGTTCACAGGCTGTGCCAAGGAAGCTGCGAACCATGGCCAGGGACCACATGCCTGAGTTGCTGGTTCGGAGCTGCCTGGTGTCCTGTGAGAAGAGAAAGACAATCCGAGAGGGCATGCTGGCCATCTTTAACTACGTGTCCAAAGTGGGCAGCCGGCCCTGGGTGCCCCAGGTGCCCATTCAGTTCCACAAGCAGAGGCTGGGCCACGGACTCATCATCTCCTGCCCTGGTGCCCGGCCAGAGCACGCTGTCGCCTGGGACAAGGACCACCAGCACCTGTACCGCACACAATACCTGAAGGGCGTCAACAGGTCCATGCGGGTGTTCATCGATCATGGCAACCAGCTCCACATTCGCTTCACCCAGCTGAGTGACCGGGGCATCTATTATTGCTGGCGGCAGGGGGTACGAGTTGCCGGGTTCCGGCTGGCTGTGAAATCCCGAGGGCACTACCAGGTCTCCTTCTCAGACCCCGAGACTCGCTCTGTCCTCCAGCTCACCCTGATAGGCTACCTGCTCATCACGGCAGTCTTTGTCACTATTCACCTCTGTCGCTGCTGCTGTTACTTATTTCGCTGTTGTCCCAACTTCTCCCCCTAG
- the CCDC103 gene encoding coiled-coil domain-containing protein 103 isoform X2 yields MERNDIIDFKALEKELQAALTADEKYKRENAAKLRAVEQRVASYEEFRGIVLASHLKPLEQKDKMGGKRTAPWNCHTTQESTSQDEGTEIFQEKTLFQPETSAEFYRDWRRHLRSGPERYQALLQLGGPRLGRLFQMDVGFGLLGELLVALADHMRPGDRAAILGILHSLTSTGRFTLNLSLLSHAERESCRGLFQKLQATSVPRPTAEGLSQEEQRLEEQSGGPQEEEGLLQELLGLYQVN; encoded by the exons ATGGAAAGGAATGACATCATCGACTTCAAGGCTTTGGAGAAAGAGCTGCAGGCTGCACTTACTGCTGATGAGAAGTACAAGCGGGAGAATGCTGCCAAGTTACGGGCAGTGGAACAGAGGGTGGCATCTTATGAGGAGTTCAG GGGTATTGTCCTTGCTTCACATTTGAAACCTCTGGAGCAGAAGGACAAGATGGGAGGGAAGAGAACTGCACCCTGGAACTGTCACACTACTCAGGAAAGCACCTCCCAGGATGAGGGCACTGAAATATTCCAG GAGAAAACACTCTTCCAGCCCGAGACCTCAGCAGAGTTCTACCGCGATTGGCGGCGACACTTGAGGAGTGGGCCAGAGCGCTACCAGGCCCTGCTGCAGCTCGGGGGCCCAAGGTTGGGCCGCCTCTTCCAGATGGATGTGGGGTTTGGACTTCTAGGGGAGCTGCTGGTGGCACTGGCTGATCATATGAGGCCAGGTGACCGGGCGGCCATTCTTGGGATCCTGCACAGCCTGACCAGCACTGGGCGCTTCACCTTGAACCTGAGCCTGCTGAGTCATGCAGAGAGGGAGAGCTGCAGAGGCTTGTTTCAGAAGCTTCAGGCCACGAGCGTCCCCAGACCCACGGCCGAGGGGCTCAGCCAGGAGGAGCAGCGTCTGGAGGAGCAGTCTGGTGGGCCCCAGGAGGAGGAGGGGCTCCTGCAGGAGCTACTGGGGCTGTACCAGGTGAATTGA
- the CCDC103 gene encoding coiled-coil domain-containing protein 103 isoform X1: MTLCSCPFPLLSQAQVMERNDIIDFKALEKELQAALTADEKYKRENAAKLRAVEQRVASYEEFRGIVLASHLKPLEQKDKMGGKRTAPWNCHTTQESTSQDEGTEIFQEKTLFQPETSAEFYRDWRRHLRSGPERYQALLQLGGPRLGRLFQMDVGFGLLGELLVALADHMRPGDRAAILGILHSLTSTGRFTLNLSLLSHAERESCRGLFQKLQATSVPRPTAEGLSQEEQRLEEQSGGPQEEEGLLQELLGLYQVN, translated from the exons ATGACCCTATGCTCATGTCCATTCCCTTTGCTTTCCCAGGCACAGGTCATGGAAAGGAATGACATCATCGACTTCAAGGCTTTGGAGAAAGAGCTGCAGGCTGCACTTACTGCTGATGAGAAGTACAAGCGGGAGAATGCTGCCAAGTTACGGGCAGTGGAACAGAGGGTGGCATCTTATGAGGAGTTCAG GGGTATTGTCCTTGCTTCACATTTGAAACCTCTGGAGCAGAAGGACAAGATGGGAGGGAAGAGAACTGCACCCTGGAACTGTCACACTACTCAGGAAAGCACCTCCCAGGATGAGGGCACTGAAATATTCCAG GAGAAAACACTCTTCCAGCCCGAGACCTCAGCAGAGTTCTACCGCGATTGGCGGCGACACTTGAGGAGTGGGCCAGAGCGCTACCAGGCCCTGCTGCAGCTCGGGGGCCCAAGGTTGGGCCGCCTCTTCCAGATGGATGTGGGGTTTGGACTTCTAGGGGAGCTGCTGGTGGCACTGGCTGATCATATGAGGCCAGGTGACCGGGCGGCCATTCTTGGGATCCTGCACAGCCTGACCAGCACTGGGCGCTTCACCTTGAACCTGAGCCTGCTGAGTCATGCAGAGAGGGAGAGCTGCAGAGGCTTGTTTCAGAAGCTTCAGGCCACGAGCGTCCCCAGACCCACGGCCGAGGGGCTCAGCCAGGAGGAGCAGCGTCTGGAGGAGCAGTCTGGTGGGCCCCAGGAGGAGGAGGGGCTCCTGCAGGAGCTACTGGGGCTGTACCAGGTGAATTGA